The proteins below are encoded in one region of Lactuca sativa cultivar Salinas chromosome 3, Lsat_Salinas_v11, whole genome shotgun sequence:
- the LOC111884275 gene encoding protein CHAPERONE-LIKE PROTEIN OF POR1, chloroplastic, whose translation MATTPLSARPTRASLLGVADRFRSHRRPFTTANNHTVSKLFKADGLGLTSSSSSSYRRTSLPRFVVLAAGGGSTADESSFEMSLDTALKLLGVSEGASFDDILRAKNSVLAACKDDQESIAQVEAAYDMLLMQSLSQRRAGKVVNSSIRYADVKPVINTPQMGSMPQWVQGAMKNPLVSVETPSARDLGIEAGVYGALAVLTYVNGANSPVGSLSGADVPGLILATSFGASLYFMTKRNVKLGKATVITIGGLVAGAVVGSVVENWLQVDIVPFLGIHSPATVVSEFVLISQFLVSLYLS comes from the exons ATGGCTACCACTCCTCTCTCCGCCCGTCCCACCCGCGCCTCCCTCCTCGGCGTCGCCGACCGATTCCGCTCTCACCGACGCCCATTCACGACGGCAAACAATCACACAGTTTCAAAACTATTCAAAGCCGATGGACTCGGGCTcacctcttcctcctcctcctcctaccgCCGTACCTCATTACCAAGATTCGTCGTCCTCGCCGCCGGCGGTGGCTCGACAGCCGACGAATCGTCATTCGAGATGTCTCTAGATACGGCTTTGAAATTATTAGGCGTATCGGAAGGGGCTTCCTTTGATGATATACTCCGAGCTAAGAATTCAGTTTTGGCTGCTTGTAAAGACGACCAAGAGTCGATTGCACAG GTGGAGGCTGCATATGACATGTTGCTTATGCAAAGCTTATCACAGAGGAGAGCAGGAAAAGTTGTAAATAGTAGCATTCGTTATGCTGATGTTAAACCTGTAATAAATACTCCTCAAATGGGATCAATGCCACAATGGGTACAAGGTGCCATGAAAAATCCACTTGTTTCAGTAGAAACACCATCTGCTCGTGATTTGGGCATTGAAGCAGGAGTCTATGGAGCATTAGCTGTGTTGACTTATGTAAATGGTGCAAATTCTCCAGTGGGTTCTCTTTCAGGTGCTGATGTTCCAGGCCTTATTTTGGCAACTAGTTTTGGAGCTTCTCTATACTTCATGACCAAAAGAAATGTTAAACTGG GAAAAGCCACAGTGATAACTATAGGAGGTCTGGTGGCTGGTGCTGTGGTGGGGTCTGTAGTTGAAAACTGGTTGCAAGTAGATATTGTCCCATTTTTAGGCATACATTCTCCTGCAACTGTGGTAAGTGAATTTGTTCTTATTTCTCAATTTTTGGTGTCCCtgtatttaagctaa
- the LOC111884276 gene encoding 24-methylenesterol C-methyltransferase 2: MDSLTLVCTVSLLAGGLYWFVCILGSAEQKGKHASQLTGGSIQRENVQDNYNEYWSFFRRPKEIEKTENVPAFVDTFYNLVTDIYEWGWGQSFHFSPAIPGKSNLESTKIHEQMAVDLIRVKPGQKVLDAGCGVGGPMRAIAAHSGCNVVGITINEYQVSRAKAHNKKAGLDGLCDVVCGNFLEMPFEDNSFDGAYSIEATCHAPKLEDVYGEIFRVLKPGSMYVSYEWVTTELYNGEDPEHVEVIQGIERGDALPGLRSYSDIAEVAKKVGFEVVKEKDLAKPPSHPWWTRLKMGRIAYWRNHILVMVLETLGVAPKGTVDVHEMLFKTADYLTRGGDTGIFSPMHMILCKKPEKPQES, from the coding sequence ATGGATTCCCTTACCCTCGTCTGCACCGTCTCCCTTCTCGCCGGCGGCCTTTACTGGTTCGTCTGCATCCTTGGATCCGccgaacaaaaaggcaaacacgCCAGTCAGCTCACCGGAGGCTCAATCCAACGTGAAAACGTTCAAGACAATTACAATGAGTACTGGTCTTTCTTCCGTCGTCCCAAAGAGATCGAGAAGACGGAAAATGTTCCGGCTTTCGTTGACACTTTTTATAACCTCGTTACAGATATCTACGAATGGGGTTGGGGACAGTCGTTTCATTTTTCTCCTGCAATCCCTGGGAAATCCAACCTTGAGTCCACCAAAATCCATGAGCAGATGGCGGTAGATCTGATTCGTGTTAAACCCGGACAGAAGGTTCTCGACGCCGGATGCGGCGTCGGAGGTCCGATGCGTGCAATTGCGGCGCATTCAGGCTGTAACGTCGTTGGAATCACCATTAATGAGTATCAAGTGAGTCGAGCTAAGGCACATAATAAGAAAGCTGGGTTGGATGGGCTATGTGATGTCGTTTGCGGAAACTTTCTAGAAATGCCGTTTGAAGATAATAGTTTCGACGGCGCGTACTCGATCGAGGCGACTTGCCACGCGCCGAAGCTGGAAGATGTTTACGGcgagatttttagggttttaaagCCTGGATCGATGTACGTTTCATACGAATGGGTAACAACCGAATTATACAACGGCGAAGATCCGGAACATGTGGAAGTTATTCAGGGGATCGAGAGAGGTGACGCTCTGCCGGGGTTGAGGAGTTACTCCGACATTGCTGAGGTGGCGAAGAAGGTAGGATTTGAGGTGGTGAAGGAGAAGGATTTGGCGAAACCTCCGTCGCATCCATGGTGGACGAGGTTGAAGATGGGGCGAATTGCTTATTGGAGAAATCACATTTTAGTGATGGTGCTTGAAACGCTCGGTGTTGCACCAAAAGGAACTGTAGATGTTCACGAGATGCTGTTCAAAACCGCCGATTATCTCACCAGAGGAGGAGATACCGGCATTTTCAGCCCAATGCATATGATTCTCTGCAAAAAGCCAGAAAAGCCCCAAGAATCTTGA
- the LOC111884266 gene encoding probable 26S proteasome non-ATPase regulatory subunit 3, which translates to MTQDVEMKEQQVPEAPSNSVSSTTPVLQHLKEIAALIETGAYAREVRRILRAVRLTIALRRKLKASIISSFLNVALAPGSEAHTRLSSYLPKDDENDMEVDTASSATQTTVKHSPELEIYCYLLVLIFLIDQKKYSEAKSCSSASITRLKNLNRRTVDVLASRLYFYYSLSYELTGDLSEIRGNLLSLHRVATLRHDELGQETLLNLLLRNYLHYNLYDQAEKLRSKAPRFEAHSNQQFCRYLFYLGKIRTIQLEYTDAKESLLQAARKAPVAALGFRVQCNKWAVIVRLLLGEIPERTVFMQKGMEKALRPYFELTNAVRIGDLELFKNVAEKFATTFSSDRTNNLIVRLRHNVIRTGLRNISISYSRISLADVAKKLRLDSPNPIADAESIVSKAIRDGAIDATLDHVNGWMVSKETGDIYSTNEPQLAFNSRIAFCLNMHNEAVRALRFPPNSHKEKESAEKRRERQQQEQELAKHIAEEDDDDF; encoded by the exons ATGACTCAGGATGTTGAGATGAAAGAGCAGCAGGTCCCGGAAGCTCCTTCGAATTCCGTTTCATCTACCACTCCTGTTTTACAGC ATTTGAAGGAAATCGCGGCACTGATTGAGACGGGAGCTTACGCTCGTGAAGTTCGTCGGATTTTGAGGGCTGTTAGGCTGACAATCGCATTGAGGAGGAAGTTAAAGGCTTCTATAATTTCTTCGTTCCTCAATGTTGCTCTTGCACCTGGATCAGAAGCACACACTCGATTATCTTCATATCTCCCAAAG GATGATGAAAATGACATGGAAGTTGACACTGCATCATCTGCAACTCAAACCACCGTGAAGCATTCCCCAGAGCTTGAAATCTATTGCTACCTGCTTGTCCTAATCTTTCTAATTGATCAGAAAAAATACAGCGAG GCCAAGTCTTGTTCCTCAGCAAGCATTACCCGTCTGAAAAACCTGAACAGAAGAACAGTTGATGTTCTCGCATCCAGGCTCTACTTCTATTACTCTCTCAGCTATGAACTCACCGGCGATCTCTCTGAAATCAGAGG TAATCTTCTTTCTTTGCACCGTGTTGCTACATTGCGCCATGATGAGTTGGGCCAGGAAACTCTTCTCAACCTGCTTCTTCGCAATTACCTTCATTACAATTTATACGATCAAGCCGAAAAGCTCAGGTCAAAGGCCCCACGTTTTGAAGCTCATTCAAACCAACAG TTCTGTCGCTACCTCTTTTACTTGGGCAAGATTAGAACAATTCAACTTGAGTACACCGACGCAAAGGAATCCCTCCTCCAAGCTGCCCGGAAAGCACCCGTAGCTGCCCTCGGTTTCAGAGTCCAATGCAACAAATGGGCTGTGATTGTCCGCTTACTTCTAGGCGAGATCCCTGAACGAACTGTTTTCATGCAAAAAGGCATGGAGAAGGCTTTGAGGCCTTACTTTGAGCTGACAAAC GCGGTTAGAATTGGAGATCTGGAGCTGTTTAAAAATGTAGCAGAGAAATTCGCAACCACTTTCAGTTCAGACCGAACCAACAACCTTATCGTGAGACTCCGCCATAACGTGATACGAACCGGGCTCCGCAACATCAGCATTTCCTACTCGCGTATCTCCCTTGCTGATGTGGCAAAGAAGCTACGACTCGACTCACCGAACCCGATTGCGGATGCGGAGAGCATTgtgtcaaaggcgatccgtgatGGTGCTATTGATGCGACTCTAGATCATGTGAATGGGTGGATGGTGTCGAAGGAAACTGGTGATATTTATTCGACAAATGAGCCTCAACTTGCGTTTAATTCAAGGATTGCTTTTTGTTTGAATATGCATAATGAGGCTGTTCGTGCGTTGAGGTTTCCTCCTAATTCTCATAAGGAGAAAGAAAGTGCAGAAAAGAGGAGGGAAAGGCAGCAACAGGAGCAGGAGCTTGCTAAGCATATTGCTgaggaagatgatgatgatttttGA